Proteins encoded together in one Papio anubis isolate 15944 chromosome 3, Panubis1.0, whole genome shotgun sequence window:
- the KIAA0232 gene encoding uncharacterized protein KIAA0232 homolog isoform X4, whose protein sequence is MEYNCRPCHTLSIMSSGIETLVEELCSRLKDLQSKQEEKIHKKLEGSPSPEAELSPPAKDQVEMYYEAFPPLSEKPVCLQEIMTVWNKSKVCSYSSSSSSSTAPPASTDTSSPKDCNSESEVTKERSSEVPTTVHEKTQSKSKNEKENKFSNGTIEEKPALYKKQIRHKPEGKIRPRSWSSGSSEAGSSSSGNQGELKASMKYVKVRHKAREIRNKKGRNGQSRLSLKHGEKAERNIHTGSSSSSSSGSVKQLCKRGKRPLKEIGRKDPGSTEGKDLYMENRNDTEYKEEPLWYTEPIAEYFVPLSRKSKLETTYRNRQDTSDLTSEAVEELSESVHGLCISNNNLHKTYLAAGTFIDGHFVEMPAVINEDIDLTGTSLCSLPEDNKYLDDIHLSELTHFYEVDIDQSMLDPGASETMQGESRILNMIRQKSRENTDFEAECCIVLDGMELQGERAIWTDSTSSVGAEGLFLQDLGNLAQFWECCSSSSGDADGESFGGDSPVRLSPILDSTVLNSHLLAGNQELFSDINEGSGINSCFSVFEVQCSNSVLPFSFETLNLGNENTDSSANMLGKTQSRLLIWTKNSAFEENEHCSNLSTRTCSPWSHSEETRSDNETLNIQFEESTQFNAEDINYVVPRVSSNYVDEELLDFLQDETCQQNSRTLGEIPALVFKKTSKLESVCGIQLEQKTENKNFETTQVCNESPHGDGYSSGVIKDIWTKMADTNSVATVEIERTDAELFSADVNNYCCCLDAEAELETLQEPDKAVRRSEYHLWEGQKESLEKRAFASSELSNVDGGDYTTPSKPWDVAQDKENTFILGGVYGELKTFNSDGEWAVVPPSHTKGSLLQCAASDVVTIAGTDVFMTPGNSFAPGHRQLWKPFVSFEQNDQPKSGENGLNKGFSFIFHEDLLGACGNFQVEDPGLEYSFSSFDLSNPFSQVLHVECSFEPEGIASFSPSFKPKSILCSDSDSEVLHPRICGVDRTQYRAIRISPRTHFRPISASELSPGGGSESEFESEKDEANIPIPSQVDIFEDPQADLKPLEEDAEKEGHYYGKSELESGKFLPRLKKSGMEKSAQTSLDSQEESTGILSVGKQNQCLECSMNESLEIDLESSEANCKIMAQCEEEINNFCGCKAGCQFPAYEDNPVSSGQLEEIGKKEKEERSKILHTTTIFLRFLFPVLNTDIQGMNRSQEKQTWWEKALYSPLFPASECEECYTNAKGESGLEECPDAKETPSNEERLLDFNRVSSVYEARCTGERNSGAKSDGFRRKMCSSASSTSEETGSEGRGEWAGPSEEELFSRTHL, encoded by the exons ATGGAATATAATTGCCGTCCTTGTCACACCTTGAGCATTATG AGCTCTGGTATCGAGACTTTAGTGGAGGAGCTCTGCTCCAGACTGAAAGACCTTCAGAGTAAGCAAG AAGAGAAGATTCACAAAAAGTTAGAGGGGTCTCCCTCTCCAGAGGCAGAATTATCCCCTCCAGCAAAGGATCAAGTGGAAAT GTACTATGAAGCATTTCCaccgctttctgagaaaccagttTGCCTGCAAGAAATCATGACGGTGTGGAACAAGTCTAAAGTCTGTTCTTACTCTAGCTCTTCTTCATCATCCACAGCCCCACCAGCTAGCACAGATACTTCCTCTCCTAAGGACTGCAACAGTGAAAGTGAAGTCACCAAGGAAAGAAGCAGTGAAGTGCCCACCACTGTGCATGAGAAAACCCAGAGCAAAAGTAAAAAcgagaaggaaaacaaatttagTAATGGCACAATTGAAGAAAAGCCTGCTTTGTACAAAAAGCAAATCCGACATAAACCTGAAGGAAAGATTCGCCCTCGCTCATGGTCTTCTGGCTCCAGTGAAGCAGGCTCAAGTTCCAGTGGGAATCAGGGAGAATTAAAAGCATCCATGAAGTATGTTAAAGTAAGACACAAGGCACGAGAGATTCGAAACAAAAAAGGGCGGAATGGGCAAAGCAGGCTTTCTTTGAAGCATGGTGAAAAGGCTGAAAGAAACATTCATACTGGAAGTAGTAGCAGTAGCAGCAGTGGTTCTGTCAAACAGCTGTGCAAGCGGGGTAAGAGACCTTTAAAAGAAATAGGGAGAAAAGATCCTGGGAGCACTGAAGGAAAAGACCTGTACATGGAGAACAGAAACGACACAGAGTATAAAGAGGAGCCCTTGTGGTACACCGAGCCAATTGCTGAATATTTTGTTCCTCTGAGCAGAAAAAGTAAACTAGAGACCACATACCGAAACAGACAAGACACAAGTGATCTGACATCAGAGGCAGTGGAAGAATTGTCTGAATCAGTGCATGGTCTTTGTATCAGCAACAATAATCTTCATAAAACATACCTCGCAGCAGGTACTTTCATTGATGGTCATTTTGTAGAAATGCCTGCAGTTATAAATGAGGATATTGACCTCACTGGGACCTCATTATGTTCTCTACCAGAGGACAATAAATACCTGGATGATATTCATCTATCAGAATTAACGCACTTCTATGAAGTGGATATTGATCAATCCATGTTGGATCCTGGTGCCTCAGAAACAATGCAAGGAGAAAGTCGGATTTTGAATATGATTCGACAAAAAAGCAGAGAGAACACAGATTTTGAGGCAGAATGTTGCATAGTGTTAGATGGTATGGAGTTGCAAGGGGAACGTGCAATATGGACAGATTCTACCAGCTCCGTGGGTGCTGAGGGCTTATTCCTGCAGGACCTTGGCAATCTGGCTCAGTTTTGGGAGTGCTGTTCATCCAGCTCTGGTGATGCGGATGGGGAGAGTTTTGGAGGAGACTCTCCAGTTAGACTCTCTCCCATCTTAGACAGCACAGTGCTCAATTCACACCTGCTTGCTGGCAATCAAGAGCTCTTTTCAGATATTAATGAAGGATCTGGTATAAACTCTTGTTTTTCAGTGTTTGAAGTGCAATGCAGTAATTCtgttttaccattttcttttgaaacactCAACTTGggaaatgaaaatacagattcTAGTGCTAATATGCTTGGGAAAACACAGTCTAGATTGCTAATATGGACCAAAAATAGTGCCTTTGAAGAAAATGAACACTGTTCTAATCTTTCAACAAGAACTTGTAGTCCATGGTCCCATTCAGAAGAAACACGTTCAGACAATGAAACATTAAATATTCAGTTTGAAGAATCTACACAGTTTAATGCCGAAGATATTAATTATGTAGTTCCTAGAGTCTCGTCAAATTATGTAGATGAAGAACTTCTAGATTTTTTGCAAGATGAAACTTGCCAGCAAAACAGTAGAACTTTAGGTGAgattcctgcattagttttcaAAAAAACATCTAAACTAGAATCCGTCTGTGGTATTCAGCtagaacaaaaaacagaaaacaaaaattttgaaacTACACAAGTGTGTAACGAAAGTCCACATGGAGATGGCTACAGCTCAGGGGTTATTAAAGACATTTGGACAAAGATGGCAGACACAAATTCTGTGGCCACAGTAGAAATAGAAAGAACTGATGCTGAGTTGTTTTCGGCAGATGTAAATAACTACTGCTGCTGTCTAGATGCTGAAGCTGAACTGGAGACCCTTCAGGAGCCTGATAAGGCTGTGCGGAGGTCAGAGTACCATCTGTGGGAGGGACAGAAAGAGAGCCTGGAGAAAAGAGCATTTGCTTCTAGTGAGCTATCCAACGTGGATGGTGGTGATTATACAACACCCTCTAAACCCTGGGATGTAGCCCAAGATAAAGAGAACACATTCATTCTTGGAGGAGTTTATGGAGAACTCAAAACCTTTAACAGTGATGGGGAATGGGCAGTCGTACCACCCAGCCACACAAAAGGAAGCCTGTTACAGTGTGCAGCTTCTGATGTAGTGACGATAGCTGGTACAGATGTCTTTATGACCCCGGGAAACAGTTTTGCTCCTGGGCACAGGCAGTTATGGAAACCCTTCGTGTCATTTGAACAGAATGATCAGCCGAAGAGTGGGGAAAATGGGTTAAATAAgggattttcttttatcttccatGAAGACTTACTAGGAGCTTGTGGCAACTTTCAAGTCGAAGATCCTGGACTTGAATACTCGTTTTCTTCCTTTGACTTAAGCAATCCATTTTCACAAGTTCTTCATGTAGAATGCTCATTTGAACCTGAAGGGATTGCATCTTTCAGCCCCAGTTTTAAACCGAAATCAATCCTCTGTTCCGATTCAGACAGTGAAGTGTTGCACCCCAGGATATGTGGTGTTGACAGAACACAATACAGGGCTATTCGGATCTCTCCTAGGACTCACTTTCGCCCAATTTCTGCATCCGAACTGTCCCCAGGAGGAGGAAGCGAGTCAGAATTTGAATCTGAGAAAGATGAAGCAAATATTCCCATTCCTTCTCAAGTGGATATATTTGAAGATCCGCAGGCAGATCTCAAACCTCTGGAagaagatgcagagaaagaagGCCATTACTATGGAAAATCAGAGCTTGAGTCTGGAAAATTCCTTCCCAGGTTAAAAAAATCTGGGATGGAAAAGAGTGCTCAGACATCACTGGATTCCCAGGAGGAATCAACTGGGATTCTGTCAGTAGGAAAGCAAAATCAGTGTTTGGAATGTAGCATGAATGAATCCCTGGAAATAGATTTAGAAAGCTCAGAAGCAAATTGTAAAATAATGGCACAATGCGAGgaagaaattaataatttttgtggTTGCAAAGCAGGTTGTCAGTTTCCTGCTTATGAAGATAATCCAGTTTCTTCGGGACAGCTGGAAGAG attgggaagaaagaaaaagaggaaagaagcaagATTCTACATACCACTACCATATTCCTTCGCTTTCTA TTCCCTGTATTGAACACTGATATACAAGGAATGAATAGAAGTCAAGAAAAACAGACCTGGTGGGAAAAAGCCTTGTACTCTCCTCTTTTTCCTGCATCAGAGTGTGAAG AATGTTACACAAATGCCAAGGGAGAGAGTGGTTTAGAAGAATGTCCAGATGCTAAAGAGACACCCAGTAATGAAGAGCGCCTGTTAGATTTTAATAGG GTGTCTTCTGTTTATGAAGCAAGATGTACAGGAGAGAGAAATTCTGGAGCAAAGTCAGATGGCTTCCGCAGAAAGATGTGCTCCAGCGCCAGCTCCACCTCGGAAGAGACAGGCTCGGAAGGCAGAGGCGAGTGGGCGGGCCCTAGCGAAGAGGAGCTCTTTTCTCGAACTCATCTCTAA
- the KIAA0232 gene encoding uncharacterized protein KIAA0232 homolog isoform X2: MYPICTVVVDGLPSESSSSSYPGPVSVSEMSLLHALGPVQTWLGQELEKCGIDAMIYTRYVLSLLLHDSYDYDLQEQENDIFLGWEKGAYKKWGKSKKKCSDLTLEEMKKQAAVQCLRSASDESSGIETLVEELCSRLKDLQSKQEEKIHKKLEGSPSPEAELSPPAKDQVEMYYEAFPPLSEKPVCLQEIMTVWNKSKVCSYSSSSSSSTAPPASTDTSSPKDCNSESEVTKERSSEVPTTVHEKTQSKSKNEKENKFSNGTIEEKPALYKKQIRHKPEGKIRPRSWSSGSSEAGSSSSGNQGELKASMKYVKVRHKAREIRNKKGRNGQSRLSLKHGEKAERNIHTGSSSSSSSGSVKQLCKRGKRPLKEIGRKDPGSTEGKDLYMENRNDTEYKEEPLWYTEPIAEYFVPLSRKSKLETTYRNRQDTSDLTSEAVEELSESVHGLCISNNNLHKTYLAAGTFIDGHFVEMPAVINEDIDLTGTSLCSLPEDNKYLDDIHLSELTHFYEVDIDQSMLDPGASETMQGESRILNMIRQKSRENTDFEAECCIVLDGMELQGERAIWTDSTSSVGAEGLFLQDLGNLAQFWECCSSSSGDADGESFGGDSPVRLSPILDSTVLNSHLLAGNQELFSDINEGSGINSCFSVFEVQCSNSVLPFSFETLNLGNENTDSSANMLGKTQSRLLIWTKNSAFEENEHCSNLSTRTCSPWSHSEETRSDNETLNIQFEESTQFNAEDINYVVPRVSSNYVDEELLDFLQDETCQQNSRTLGEIPALVFKKTSKLESVCGIQLEQKTENKNFETTQVCNESPHGDGYSSGVIKDIWTKMADTNSVATVEIERTDAELFSADVNNYCCCLDAEAELETLQEPDKAVRRSEYHLWEGQKESLEKRAFASSELSNVDGGDYTTPSKPWDVAQDKENTFILGGVYGELKTFNSDGEWAVVPPSHTKGSLLQCAASDVVTIAGTDVFMTPGNSFAPGHRQLWKPFVSFEQNDQPKSGENGLNKGFSFIFHEDLLGACGNFQVEDPGLEYSFSSFDLSNPFSQVLHVECSFEPEGIASFSPSFKPKSILCSDSDSEVLHPRICGVDRTQYRAIRISPRTHFRPISASELSPGGGSESEFESEKDEANIPIPSQVDIFEDPQADLKPLEEDAEKEGHYYGKSELESGKFLPRLKKSGMEKSAQTSLDSQEESTGILSVGKQNQCLECSMNESLEIDLESSEANCKIMAQCEEEINNFCGCKAGCQFPAYEDNPVSSGQLEEFPVLNTDIQGMNRSQEKQTWWEKALYSPLFPASECEECYTNAKGESGLEECPDAKETPSNEERLLDFNRVSSVYEARCTGERNSGAKSDGFRRKMCSSASSTSEETGSEGRGEWAGPSEEELFSRTHL, encoded by the exons AGCTCTGGTATCGAGACTTTAGTGGAGGAGCTCTGCTCCAGACTGAAAGACCTTCAGAGTAAGCAAG AAGAGAAGATTCACAAAAAGTTAGAGGGGTCTCCCTCTCCAGAGGCAGAATTATCCCCTCCAGCAAAGGATCAAGTGGAAAT GTACTATGAAGCATTTCCaccgctttctgagaaaccagttTGCCTGCAAGAAATCATGACGGTGTGGAACAAGTCTAAAGTCTGTTCTTACTCTAGCTCTTCTTCATCATCCACAGCCCCACCAGCTAGCACAGATACTTCCTCTCCTAAGGACTGCAACAGTGAAAGTGAAGTCACCAAGGAAAGAAGCAGTGAAGTGCCCACCACTGTGCATGAGAAAACCCAGAGCAAAAGTAAAAAcgagaaggaaaacaaatttagTAATGGCACAATTGAAGAAAAGCCTGCTTTGTACAAAAAGCAAATCCGACATAAACCTGAAGGAAAGATTCGCCCTCGCTCATGGTCTTCTGGCTCCAGTGAAGCAGGCTCAAGTTCCAGTGGGAATCAGGGAGAATTAAAAGCATCCATGAAGTATGTTAAAGTAAGACACAAGGCACGAGAGATTCGAAACAAAAAAGGGCGGAATGGGCAAAGCAGGCTTTCTTTGAAGCATGGTGAAAAGGCTGAAAGAAACATTCATACTGGAAGTAGTAGCAGTAGCAGCAGTGGTTCTGTCAAACAGCTGTGCAAGCGGGGTAAGAGACCTTTAAAAGAAATAGGGAGAAAAGATCCTGGGAGCACTGAAGGAAAAGACCTGTACATGGAGAACAGAAACGACACAGAGTATAAAGAGGAGCCCTTGTGGTACACCGAGCCAATTGCTGAATATTTTGTTCCTCTGAGCAGAAAAAGTAAACTAGAGACCACATACCGAAACAGACAAGACACAAGTGATCTGACATCAGAGGCAGTGGAAGAATTGTCTGAATCAGTGCATGGTCTTTGTATCAGCAACAATAATCTTCATAAAACATACCTCGCAGCAGGTACTTTCATTGATGGTCATTTTGTAGAAATGCCTGCAGTTATAAATGAGGATATTGACCTCACTGGGACCTCATTATGTTCTCTACCAGAGGACAATAAATACCTGGATGATATTCATCTATCAGAATTAACGCACTTCTATGAAGTGGATATTGATCAATCCATGTTGGATCCTGGTGCCTCAGAAACAATGCAAGGAGAAAGTCGGATTTTGAATATGATTCGACAAAAAAGCAGAGAGAACACAGATTTTGAGGCAGAATGTTGCATAGTGTTAGATGGTATGGAGTTGCAAGGGGAACGTGCAATATGGACAGATTCTACCAGCTCCGTGGGTGCTGAGGGCTTATTCCTGCAGGACCTTGGCAATCTGGCTCAGTTTTGGGAGTGCTGTTCATCCAGCTCTGGTGATGCGGATGGGGAGAGTTTTGGAGGAGACTCTCCAGTTAGACTCTCTCCCATCTTAGACAGCACAGTGCTCAATTCACACCTGCTTGCTGGCAATCAAGAGCTCTTTTCAGATATTAATGAAGGATCTGGTATAAACTCTTGTTTTTCAGTGTTTGAAGTGCAATGCAGTAATTCtgttttaccattttcttttgaaacactCAACTTGggaaatgaaaatacagattcTAGTGCTAATATGCTTGGGAAAACACAGTCTAGATTGCTAATATGGACCAAAAATAGTGCCTTTGAAGAAAATGAACACTGTTCTAATCTTTCAACAAGAACTTGTAGTCCATGGTCCCATTCAGAAGAAACACGTTCAGACAATGAAACATTAAATATTCAGTTTGAAGAATCTACACAGTTTAATGCCGAAGATATTAATTATGTAGTTCCTAGAGTCTCGTCAAATTATGTAGATGAAGAACTTCTAGATTTTTTGCAAGATGAAACTTGCCAGCAAAACAGTAGAACTTTAGGTGAgattcctgcattagttttcaAAAAAACATCTAAACTAGAATCCGTCTGTGGTATTCAGCtagaacaaaaaacagaaaacaaaaattttgaaacTACACAAGTGTGTAACGAAAGTCCACATGGAGATGGCTACAGCTCAGGGGTTATTAAAGACATTTGGACAAAGATGGCAGACACAAATTCTGTGGCCACAGTAGAAATAGAAAGAACTGATGCTGAGTTGTTTTCGGCAGATGTAAATAACTACTGCTGCTGTCTAGATGCTGAAGCTGAACTGGAGACCCTTCAGGAGCCTGATAAGGCTGTGCGGAGGTCAGAGTACCATCTGTGGGAGGGACAGAAAGAGAGCCTGGAGAAAAGAGCATTTGCTTCTAGTGAGCTATCCAACGTGGATGGTGGTGATTATACAACACCCTCTAAACCCTGGGATGTAGCCCAAGATAAAGAGAACACATTCATTCTTGGAGGAGTTTATGGAGAACTCAAAACCTTTAACAGTGATGGGGAATGGGCAGTCGTACCACCCAGCCACACAAAAGGAAGCCTGTTACAGTGTGCAGCTTCTGATGTAGTGACGATAGCTGGTACAGATGTCTTTATGACCCCGGGAAACAGTTTTGCTCCTGGGCACAGGCAGTTATGGAAACCCTTCGTGTCATTTGAACAGAATGATCAGCCGAAGAGTGGGGAAAATGGGTTAAATAAgggattttcttttatcttccatGAAGACTTACTAGGAGCTTGTGGCAACTTTCAAGTCGAAGATCCTGGACTTGAATACTCGTTTTCTTCCTTTGACTTAAGCAATCCATTTTCACAAGTTCTTCATGTAGAATGCTCATTTGAACCTGAAGGGATTGCATCTTTCAGCCCCAGTTTTAAACCGAAATCAATCCTCTGTTCCGATTCAGACAGTGAAGTGTTGCACCCCAGGATATGTGGTGTTGACAGAACACAATACAGGGCTATTCGGATCTCTCCTAGGACTCACTTTCGCCCAATTTCTGCATCCGAACTGTCCCCAGGAGGAGGAAGCGAGTCAGAATTTGAATCTGAGAAAGATGAAGCAAATATTCCCATTCCTTCTCAAGTGGATATATTTGAAGATCCGCAGGCAGATCTCAAACCTCTGGAagaagatgcagagaaagaagGCCATTACTATGGAAAATCAGAGCTTGAGTCTGGAAAATTCCTTCCCAGGTTAAAAAAATCTGGGATGGAAAAGAGTGCTCAGACATCACTGGATTCCCAGGAGGAATCAACTGGGATTCTGTCAGTAGGAAAGCAAAATCAGTGTTTGGAATGTAGCATGAATGAATCCCTGGAAATAGATTTAGAAAGCTCAGAAGCAAATTGTAAAATAATGGCACAATGCGAGgaagaaattaataatttttgtggTTGCAAAGCAGGTTGTCAGTTTCCTGCTTATGAAGATAATCCAGTTTCTTCGGGACAGCTGGAAGAG TTCCCTGTATTGAACACTGATATACAAGGAATGAATAGAAGTCAAGAAAAACAGACCTGGTGGGAAAAAGCCTTGTACTCTCCTCTTTTTCCTGCATCAGAGTGTGAAG AATGTTACACAAATGCCAAGGGAGAGAGTGGTTTAGAAGAATGTCCAGATGCTAAAGAGACACCCAGTAATGAAGAGCGCCTGTTAGATTTTAATAGG GTGTCTTCTGTTTATGAAGCAAGATGTACAGGAGAGAGAAATTCTGGAGCAAAGTCAGATGGCTTCCGCAGAAAGATGTGCTCCAGCGCCAGCTCCACCTCGGAAGAGACAGGCTCGGAAGGCAGAGGCGAGTGGGCGGGCCCTAGCGAAGAGGAGCTCTTTTCTCGAACTCATCTCTAA